Proteins from a genomic interval of Physeter macrocephalus isolate SW-GA unplaced genomic scaffold, ASM283717v5 random_261, whole genome shotgun sequence:
- the PVALB gene encoding parvalbumin alpha produces MSMTDFLDAEDITKAVGAFTAVDSFDHKKFFQMVGLKKKSPDDVKKVFHILDKDESGFIEEEELGSILKAFSPDARDLSAKEIKTLLAAGDKDGDDRIGVDEFSALVAES; encoded by the exons ATGTCGATGACAGACTTTCTCGACGCTGAGGACATCACGAAGGCAGTGGGGGCCTTTACCG CTGTCGACTCCTTCGACCACAAAAAGTTCTTCCAAATGGTCGGACTGAAGAAAAAGAGCCCGGATGACGTGAAGAAGGTATTCCACATCCTGGATAAAGACGAGAGCGGCTTCAtcgaggaggaggagctggg atCCATTCTGAAAGCCTTCTCCCCAGATGCCAGAGACCTATCTGCTAAAGAAATCAAGACACTGCTGGCTGCTGGAGACAAGGATGGGGATGACAGGATTGGGGTCGATG